The Streptomyces tendae genome has a window encoding:
- a CDS encoding ATP-binding protein: MNEQSVRTVGWARSLPMGQGVKAARDWAQEHLNSLGWDETAPDTAHAVLLTVSELVTNAHVHARTDAQLVMSWDTRCLHISVHDGSTALPTPREPDDERVGGRGMFLVDVLADTWEARPCPHGKTVTACFRAPQDATAV; encoded by the coding sequence ATGAACGAACAGTCGGTGCGCACCGTGGGCTGGGCCCGCTCCCTGCCGATGGGCCAGGGGGTGAAGGCGGCCCGTGACTGGGCGCAGGAACACCTCAATTCCCTGGGATGGGACGAGACCGCGCCCGACACGGCCCACGCCGTGCTGCTCACCGTGTCGGAACTGGTCACCAACGCGCATGTGCACGCCCGTACGGACGCGCAGTTGGTCATGTCGTGGGACACCCGTTGCCTGCACATCTCGGTGCACGACGGCTCCACCGCGCTGCCGACGCCCCGGGAACCGGATGACGAACGGGTCGGCGGACGCGGCATGTTCCTCGTCGACGTCCTCGCCGACACGTGGGAGGCCCGCCCCTGCCCGCACGGGAAGACGGTCACCGCCTGCTTCCGCGCTCCGCAGGACGCCACCGCCGTGTGA
- a CDS encoding adenosylcobinamide amidohydrolase, which translates to MTAVLPPHATTPALPAPRLLTRTEDGELLHALLWTAGPGRRTISSAVLGGGIGERDWILNAQVAHGYRRTDPERHLACLAATAGVRGDGVGLMTAADVSAYAHADDGGVGAFVTAGVDVRGWAARPGEGAAGVQDPGTINVVVAVPAALTDAALVNAVATATEAKVQALVESGYDCSGTPTDAVCVVADAPGPHREAYAFAGPRSLWGARLARAVHRAVRQAVLTAGRDGPTVRGQA; encoded by the coding sequence GTGACCGCCGTACTGCCCCCGCACGCCACGACCCCCGCTCTGCCGGCCCCGCGCCTCCTGACCCGCACCGAGGACGGTGAGCTGCTGCACGCGCTGCTGTGGACCGCGGGGCCCGGGCGGCGCACGATCAGCAGCGCGGTGCTGGGCGGCGGCATCGGCGAGCGGGACTGGATCCTCAACGCCCAGGTCGCGCACGGTTACCGGCGCACCGACCCCGAACGGCACCTGGCCTGCCTCGCCGCCACGGCGGGGGTGCGGGGTGACGGGGTGGGGCTGATGACGGCGGCCGACGTGTCCGCGTACGCGCACGCGGACGACGGCGGCGTGGGGGCGTTCGTCACAGCGGGGGTGGACGTGCGCGGCTGGGCCGCCCGGCCCGGGGAGGGTGCCGCGGGCGTGCAGGACCCGGGCACGATCAACGTGGTGGTGGCCGTACCGGCCGCGCTGACCGACGCGGCCCTGGTGAACGCGGTGGCCACCGCCACGGAGGCCAAGGTCCAGGCGCTGGTGGAGAGCGGGTACGACTGCTCCGGCACGCCCACCGACGCGGTGTGCGTGGTCGCCGACGCCCCGGGCCCGCACCGGGAGGCATACGCCTTCGCGGGGCCCCGGTCGCTGTGGGGGGCGCGGCTGGCGCGCGCCGTGCACCGGGCCGTGCGGCAGGCCGTGCTCACCGCCGGCCGGGACGGCCCCACCGTCCGTGGCCAGGCATGA
- a CDS encoding PP2C family protein-serine/threonine phosphatase — MLDTRGRLVGRNRAARRLTAASPTTGLPPSWLADAHRRHVAGTSDPAAATPTGTFGDRAYEARPSPTDDGAVAWWLFDRTDLVRAETAARETRRRADATSDLFSTLLSSLNVPRCAEVAARMAADHLAEAAVLITPPTGHRYAVTHALRGRRVVQETRQIDPLSVPGLDEALRGFPPVPARWINPAAIPDWAVPDGFSGPLGSVLVTPLPGHGVPAGALVLLRSHTEKGFTTEEEAFARLFASRAGTALSAARLYGEQTAITGTLMRELLPPPLSRVHGVDYAGRYRTAMDHERVGGDFYDVHPGPDASAETFVALGDVAGKGLDAAVLTGKIRNTLHALQPLASDHLRVLRMLNGALLTSHHARFATLVLASVQRQEGSVRLRLTGAGHLPPLVVRTDGRVEEVPTQGTLVGALPEVTARTVETVLAPGDICLLYTDGITEARGGPLGGELFGEERLRQALAGCGGMPGEAMVEHVQMLAAQWLEPGSRHDDMAVVAIGAPRTGRATDDDATAADARTGRNG; from the coding sequence GTGCTGGACACACGCGGCCGGCTCGTCGGCCGCAACCGCGCCGCGCGCCGCCTCACCGCGGCCTCCCCCACCACCGGTCTCCCGCCGTCGTGGCTGGCGGACGCGCACCGGCGCCATGTCGCCGGCACCTCGGACCCGGCGGCGGCCACGCCGACCGGGACCTTCGGCGACCGCGCCTACGAGGCCCGGCCCTCCCCCACCGACGACGGTGCGGTGGCCTGGTGGCTGTTCGACCGCACCGACCTCGTACGGGCCGAGACCGCCGCGCGGGAGACCCGTAGGCGGGCCGACGCCACCTCCGACCTCTTCAGCACCCTCCTGTCCTCCCTGAACGTGCCGCGCTGCGCGGAGGTCGCCGCCCGCATGGCGGCCGACCACCTCGCCGAGGCCGCCGTACTGATCACCCCGCCGACCGGCCACCGGTACGCCGTCACCCACGCCCTGCGCGGGCGGCGGGTGGTGCAGGAGACCCGGCAGATCGACCCACTCTCCGTCCCCGGCCTGGACGAGGCCCTGCGCGGTTTCCCGCCGGTGCCGGCCCGCTGGATCAACCCGGCCGCCATACCGGACTGGGCGGTCCCCGACGGCTTCTCCGGACCGCTCGGTTCCGTGCTCGTCACCCCGCTGCCCGGGCACGGGGTCCCCGCCGGCGCGCTGGTCCTGCTGCGGTCGCACACCGAGAAGGGGTTCACGACCGAGGAGGAGGCGTTCGCCCGGCTGTTCGCCTCACGCGCGGGCACCGCCCTGTCGGCCGCCCGCCTGTACGGCGAGCAGACCGCCATCACCGGCACCCTCATGCGGGAGCTGCTGCCGCCGCCGCTGAGCCGCGTGCACGGCGTCGACTACGCGGGCCGCTACCGCACCGCCATGGACCACGAACGGGTCGGCGGCGACTTCTACGACGTCCACCCAGGGCCCGACGCCTCCGCCGAGACCTTCGTGGCGCTCGGTGACGTGGCCGGCAAGGGACTGGACGCGGCGGTGCTCACCGGGAAGATCCGCAACACGCTGCACGCGCTGCAGCCGCTCGCCTCCGACCACCTCCGGGTGCTGCGCATGCTCAACGGCGCCCTGCTCACCTCCCACCACGCCCGGTTCGCCACGCTGGTGCTGGCCTCCGTGCAGCGCCAGGAGGGCTCCGTACGGCTGCGGCTGACCGGCGCCGGGCACCTCCCGCCGCTCGTGGTGCGCACCGACGGCCGGGTCGAGGAGGTACCCACACAGGGCACCCTCGTGGGCGCGCTGCCCGAGGTGACCGCCCGGACCGTGGAGACCGTCCTCGCGCCGGGCGACATCTGCCTGCTCTACACCGACGGCATCACCGAGGCCCGCGGCGGACCGCTGGGCGGCGAGCTGTTCGGTGAGGAGCGCCTGCGGCAGGCCCTCGCGGGGTGCGGAGGCATGCCGGGCGAGGCCATGGTGGAACACGTACAGATGCTGGCGGCGCAGTGGCTGGAGCCGGGAAGCCGCCACGACGACATGGCCGTCGTCGCCATCGGCGCCCCGCGCACGGGTCGCGCCACGGACGACGACGCGACCGCTGCGGACGCACGAACGGGGAGGAACGGATGA
- a CDS encoding cobalamin B12-binding domain-containing protein produces MSGPRASATEPAEALWRAVIDGDEYDAVDVVRAALADGWHEEDLLLDVVAAVQARIGVEWAADRITVAQEHAATAINERVITALAHHPASTRPTVRRGRVTVSCVDGEWHAFPARLVAETLRLRGWQVDYLGAQTPTPHLVAHQHHTNSDAVLLSGSIPTHLPRAHTAITACRSVGVPVVAGGRAFGVDGRYARALGADAWAPDARGAAAVLEAGLARPTGARQAIDDLPHLADQEYSMVAQSRGRLVKETLTELERRFPPMREYDETQRERTAEDLAHVVDFLATALYVDDVEVFTDFLGWTADVLSARSVPPHSLVTGLDIIGEHLHDFPRALSIVRAGAAHLTGRTDPAVTDTVV; encoded by the coding sequence ATGAGCGGCCCGCGGGCCTCGGCCACCGAGCCGGCCGAGGCGCTGTGGCGGGCGGTGATCGACGGCGACGAGTACGACGCCGTCGACGTGGTGCGCGCCGCCCTGGCCGACGGCTGGCACGAGGAGGACCTGCTGCTCGACGTGGTCGCGGCCGTGCAGGCGAGGATCGGCGTCGAGTGGGCCGCCGACCGGATCACCGTCGCGCAGGAGCACGCGGCCACGGCGATCAACGAGCGGGTGATCACCGCGCTGGCGCACCATCCGGCGAGCACCCGCCCCACCGTGCGGCGGGGCCGGGTGACGGTCAGCTGCGTGGACGGCGAGTGGCACGCGTTCCCCGCCCGGCTGGTCGCCGAGACGCTGCGGCTGCGGGGCTGGCAGGTCGACTACCTCGGCGCCCAGACGCCGACGCCCCATCTGGTCGCGCACCAGCACCACACCAACTCCGACGCCGTGCTGCTCTCCGGGTCCATCCCGACCCACCTGCCGCGGGCGCACACCGCGATCACCGCCTGCCGGTCCGTCGGCGTGCCGGTGGTCGCCGGGGGCCGGGCGTTCGGCGTGGACGGGCGGTACGCACGTGCCCTGGGCGCCGACGCGTGGGCCCCGGACGCGCGGGGCGCGGCGGCGGTGCTGGAGGCGGGCCTGGCACGGCCGACGGGGGCCCGGCAGGCCATCGACGACCTGCCGCACCTGGCCGACCAGGAGTACAGCATGGTCGCCCAGTCGCGCGGCCGGCTGGTCAAGGAGACGCTGACCGAGCTGGAGCGCCGGTTCCCCCCGATGCGGGAGTACGACGAGACCCAGCGGGAGCGGACGGCGGAGGACCTGGCGCACGTCGTCGACTTCCTGGCCACCGCCCTCTACGTGGACGACGTGGAGGTGTTCACCGACTTCCTCGGCTGGACGGCGGACGTGCTGTCGGCCCGCAGCGTCCCGCCCCACTCGCTGGTGACCGGCCTGGACATCATCGGCGAGCACCTGCACGACTTCCCGCGCGCGCTGTCCATCGTCCGCGCCGGTGCGGCGCACCTCACCGGCAGAACGGACCCGGCGGTCACCGACACGGTGGTCTGA
- a CDS encoding FAD-dependent oxidoreductase, which yields MTRPSRPAAARRGRDRRARVLVAPPGAPRVDGDRRPSTAVVGGGIAGLAAATALAERGVAVTLYESRPYLGGRVGGWPVDLEDGTPATMSRGFHAFFRQYYNLRGLLRRTDPALERLTPLPDYPLRHSDGMHDSFRHVPRTPPWSALGFAALSPSFPLRELPRMNAAAALPLLDVRVPDVYDRLDPVSAHDLLDAVRFPRGARHLAFEVFSRSFFADPKLLSAAEMALMFHIYFLGSSEGLLFDVPGAPFPAALWEPLAALLGRHGAELRTATPVEHVEPLADGGHVVTTARDERRHDTVVLALDAAGLRGLVERSERLGDAPWRERVARLRNAPPFLVSRLWLDRPVASDRPGFLGTSGYGTLDNVTVLERYEDEAARWASRTGGSVVELHAYALPAGSAPEVEQKRLLDQLHRVYPETRRAGIVDARHEWAADCPLFPVGGYEDRPTVRTPDPGVVMAGDLIRTSLPVALMERAATTGFLAANALLERWGVRGQTLWTVPDRGRSAPLRGLAAALGRRSAPHGA from the coding sequence ATGACCCGGCCGTCCCGTCCCGCCGCCGCCCGCCGAGGACGCGACCGCCGCGCCCGGGTGCTCGTGGCACCGCCCGGCGCGCCACGCGTCGACGGCGACCGCCGGCCCAGCACCGCCGTCGTCGGCGGCGGCATCGCCGGACTGGCCGCCGCCACCGCCCTCGCCGAACGGGGCGTCGCCGTCACCCTGTACGAGAGCCGCCCCTACCTGGGCGGGCGCGTCGGCGGCTGGCCGGTCGACCTCGAGGACGGCACGCCCGCGACGATGAGCCGCGGCTTCCACGCCTTCTTCCGCCAGTACTACAACCTGCGCGGACTGTTGCGCCGTACCGACCCCGCCCTGGAACGCCTCACGCCGCTGCCGGACTACCCGCTGCGGCACAGCGACGGCATGCACGACAGCTTCCGGCACGTGCCGCGCACCCCGCCGTGGAGCGCGCTCGGATTCGCCGCGCTCAGCCCGTCCTTCCCGCTGCGCGAGCTGCCCCGGATGAACGCGGCGGCCGCGCTGCCCCTGCTCGACGTCCGTGTGCCCGACGTGTACGACCGTCTGGACCCGGTCAGCGCGCACGACCTCCTCGACGCGGTGCGCTTTCCGCGCGGCGCGCGGCATCTTGCGTTCGAGGTGTTCTCGCGCAGCTTCTTCGCGGACCCGAAGCTGCTGTCGGCGGCCGAGATGGCGCTGATGTTCCACATCTACTTCCTCGGCTCCTCCGAGGGCCTGCTGTTCGACGTGCCCGGCGCGCCCTTCCCCGCCGCCCTGTGGGAACCCCTCGCCGCGCTCCTCGGACGGCACGGCGCCGAGCTGCGGACCGCCACCCCCGTCGAACACGTCGAGCCCCTCGCGGACGGCGGACACGTCGTCACCACCGCCCGGGACGAGCGGCGCCACGACACGGTGGTGCTCGCTTTGGACGCCGCGGGGCTGCGCGGCCTCGTGGAGCGTTCCGAGCGGCTCGGCGACGCGCCGTGGCGGGAGCGCGTCGCCCGCCTGCGCAACGCCCCGCCCTTCCTGGTCTCCCGGCTCTGGCTGGACCGGCCGGTCGCCTCCGACCGCCCCGGCTTCCTCGGCACCAGCGGCTACGGCACCCTCGACAACGTCACCGTCCTGGAGCGCTACGAGGACGAGGCGGCCCGGTGGGCGTCCCGCACCGGCGGCTCCGTGGTCGAGCTGCACGCCTACGCCCTGCCCGCCGGCTCCGCCCCGGAGGTCGAACAGAAGCGGCTGCTGGACCAGTTGCACCGGGTCTACCCCGAGACCCGCCGGGCCGGCATCGTCGACGCCCGCCACGAATGGGCCGCCGACTGCCCGCTGTTCCCGGTGGGCGGCTACGAGGACCGGCCGACGGTCCGCACCCCCGACCCGGGGGTGGTGATGGCCGGCGACCTGATCCGCACCTCGCTGCCCGTCGCCCTCATGGAACGCGCGGCGACCACCGGATTCCTGGCGGCGAACGCCTTGCTGGAACGCTGGGGCGTACGCGGCCAGACCCTCTGGACGGTCCCCGACCGCGGCCGCAGCGCACCCCTACGGGGCCTGGCGGCGGCGCTGGGACGCCGCAGCGCGCCGCACGGAGCCTGA
- a CDS encoding class I SAM-dependent methyltransferase, whose translation MTLLRDEHLAAAFDHAARRYDTLVAANPGYHAHLRRSARRLGLPRGGDGLRVLDLGCGTGASTAALAEVLPGADITAVDASAGMLERAAAKTWPPNVTFTHVPAERLAEAGVTGPFDAVLAAYLFRNVTDPDAVLRTVRGLLAPGGRLAVHEYTLGGRRSDRAVWTLVCRGVVQPVATLLGDGDLYRHLWRSVVDFDTADRFADRMRTAGFDNVRRLPLPGWQTGITHTFTGRRPRTAEAAR comes from the coding sequence ATGACCCTGCTGCGCGACGAGCACCTCGCCGCCGCCTTCGACCACGCCGCCCGCAGGTACGACACCCTGGTTGCCGCCAACCCCGGCTACCACGCCCACCTGCGCCGCTCCGCACGGCGGCTCGGACTGCCCCGCGGCGGCGACGGCCTGCGCGTGCTCGACCTCGGCTGCGGCACCGGCGCCTCCACCGCAGCGCTCGCCGAGGTGCTGCCGGGCGCGGACATCACCGCCGTCGACGCCTCCGCGGGCATGCTGGAGCGGGCCGCCGCCAAGACCTGGCCGCCGAACGTCACGTTCACCCACGTACCCGCCGAGCGGCTCGCGGAGGCCGGCGTGACCGGCCCCTTCGACGCGGTTCTTGCCGCCTACCTCTTCCGCAACGTCACCGACCCCGACGCCGTGCTGCGCACCGTGCGCGGGCTGCTCGCGCCCGGCGGACGGCTGGCGGTGCACGAGTACACCCTCGGCGGGCGCCGGAGCGACCGCGCCGTGTGGACCCTGGTGTGCCGGGGCGTCGTCCAGCCCGTGGCCACCCTGCTCGGCGACGGCGACCTGTACCGTCATCTGTGGCGCAGCGTCGTCGACTTCGACACCGCCGACCGCTTCGCGGACCGGATGCGGACGGCGGGGTTCGACAACGTGCGCCGTCTGCCGCTGCCCGGCTGGCAGACCGGCATCACCCACACCTTCACCGGGCGCCGTCCCCGCACCGCGGAGGCCGCGCGATGA
- a CDS encoding lycopene cyclase family protein, translated as MLQADVAIVGAGAAGLSLAHRLAGPGSGGTVPSVALVDAPPGPLRPPRRTWCFWEAGPGRFDAAVTASWRHLRVRDPSDTVIDGDIAPLRYKMIRSDDFEHLVARDLADREDVRRVEGTVDTVEDVPGGAVVRLRDGAGHARAVRARWVFDSRPPGSLPAARTTLLQHFHGWFVRTARPAFDPGTAELMDFRTPQPADGLSFGYVLPLGRHDALVEYTEFSPRPLTPTAYHAAVRHYTDDVLRLGDLEVLSTETGVIPMTDAVMPRQTGQSVFRIGAAGGATRPSTGYTFAGLQRQTRAVAAALRAGRRPMPPPAHSARSRAMDAVLLRALAGGRADGPALFCRLFDRVPMRRLLRFLDGRTRLHEDLAVGLHAPVGPMLRSALELPRLPRRPYEGP; from the coding sequence GTGCTGCAGGCGGACGTCGCGATCGTCGGGGCGGGTGCGGCGGGGCTGTCCCTCGCCCACCGGCTGGCCGGCCCCGGCAGCGGCGGCACGGTGCCGTCCGTCGCCCTGGTGGACGCACCGCCCGGCCCGCTCCGGCCGCCGCGCCGCACCTGGTGCTTCTGGGAGGCGGGACCCGGCCGCTTCGACGCCGCCGTCACCGCGTCCTGGCGGCATTTGCGGGTCCGCGACCCCTCGGACACGGTCATCGACGGGGACATCGCGCCGCTGCGCTACAAGATGATCCGCTCCGACGACTTCGAGCACCTCGTCGCGCGCGACCTGGCGGACCGTGAGGACGTACGGCGTGTGGAGGGGACCGTCGACACGGTCGAGGACGTGCCCGGCGGAGCGGTGGTCCGGCTGCGGGACGGTGCCGGCCACGCCCGCGCCGTACGGGCCCGCTGGGTGTTCGACTCACGCCCGCCGGGCAGCCTGCCGGCCGCCCGCACCACGCTGCTGCAGCACTTCCACGGCTGGTTCGTGCGCACCGCCCGGCCCGCCTTCGACCCCGGTACCGCCGAACTGATGGACTTCCGCACCCCGCAGCCCGCCGACGGCCTGTCGTTCGGCTACGTCCTGCCCCTCGGCCGGCACGACGCCCTGGTGGAGTACACCGAGTTCTCCCCCCGCCCCCTCACCCCCACCGCCTACCACGCGGCCGTACGGCACTACACCGACGACGTCCTGCGCCTCGGCGACCTGGAGGTGCTGTCCACCGAGACGGGCGTCATCCCGATGACCGACGCGGTGATGCCCCGGCAGACCGGCCAGTCCGTGTTCCGCATCGGCGCCGCCGGCGGTGCCACCCGCCCGTCCACCGGCTACACCTTCGCCGGACTGCAGCGCCAGACCCGGGCCGTCGCCGCCGCCCTGCGCGCGGGCCGCCGCCCGATGCCGCCGCCCGCCCACTCGGCCCGCTCCCGCGCCATGGACGCCGTCCTGCTGCGCGCCCTGGCCGGCGGCCGGGCCGACGGGCCCGCCCTGTTCTGCCGCCTGTTCGACCGCGTGCCCATGCGCCGGCTGCTGCGGTTCCTCGACGGCCGCACCCGGCTGCACGAGGACCTGGCCGTCGGCCTGCACGCGCCGGTCGGGCCGATGCTCCGCTCCGCGCTGGAACTGCCCCGCCTGCCCCGCCGCCCCTACGAAGGCCCCTGA
- a CDS encoding phytoene desaturase: MTRTVPGRTDHVVVVGAGLAGLSAALHLLGAGRRVTVVERDELPGGRAGRLDLDGYRIDTGPTVLTMPDLADEPFAAVGDSLRKRVELVPLHPAYRARFADGSSLDVLTRAEPMAAEVERFAGAREAAGYLRMREWLERLYRAQMRRFIDANFDSPAGLLHPDLLRLAALGGFGRLDARIGGFLKDERLRRVFSFQALYAGVPPARALAAYAVIAYMDTVAGVYFPRGGMHALPRAMADAAADAGADLRFGREVTRLERSGGRVTAVVAGDERIPCDAVVLTPDLPVTYRLLGGAPRRPVRLRHSPSAVVLHLGTDRTWPELAHHTISFGQAWRGTFDELTRAGRLMSDPSLLITRPTATDPTLAPPGRHLHYVLAPCPNTDIGPCAADWADLTPRYRDAVLRTLEERGLTGLASAIETECVVTPADWTAQGHAAGTPFATAHTFAQTGPFRPRNLVRSAENAVLAGCGTTPGVGVPTVLLSGKLAAARITGAGGSAGRVSPHFRTGGPYDRP; the protein is encoded by the coding sequence GTGACCCGTACCGTTCCCGGGCGCACGGACCACGTCGTCGTCGTGGGGGCCGGGCTCGCCGGTCTGTCGGCGGCACTGCACCTGCTGGGCGCGGGCCGGCGCGTCACCGTCGTCGAGCGGGACGAGCTGCCGGGCGGGCGCGCCGGGCGCCTGGACCTCGACGGGTACCGCATCGACACCGGGCCCACCGTGCTGACCATGCCGGACCTGGCGGACGAGCCGTTCGCCGCGGTCGGCGACAGCCTGCGCAAGCGGGTGGAGCTGGTGCCGCTGCACCCGGCCTACCGGGCCCGGTTCGCCGACGGCAGCAGCCTCGACGTGCTCACCCGGGCGGAGCCGATGGCCGCGGAGGTGGAGCGGTTCGCCGGGGCGCGGGAGGCGGCTGGCTACCTGCGGATGCGGGAGTGGCTGGAGCGGCTGTACCGGGCGCAGATGCGCCGCTTCATCGACGCCAACTTCGACTCGCCGGCGGGTCTGCTTCACCCGGACCTTCTCCGGCTGGCGGCGCTCGGCGGTTTCGGCCGGCTGGACGCGCGCATCGGGGGCTTCCTGAAGGACGAGCGGCTGCGCCGGGTGTTCTCCTTCCAGGCCCTGTACGCGGGCGTCCCCCCGGCGCGGGCGCTGGCCGCGTACGCGGTGATCGCCTACATGGACACGGTCGCCGGCGTGTACTTCCCGCGCGGGGGCATGCACGCGCTGCCCCGGGCGATGGCGGACGCCGCCGCCGACGCGGGCGCCGACCTGCGGTTCGGCCGGGAGGTGACCCGGCTGGAGCGCTCCGGCGGCCGGGTCACGGCGGTGGTCGCGGGCGACGAGCGGATCCCCTGCGACGCGGTGGTCCTCACCCCCGACCTGCCCGTCACCTACCGGCTGCTGGGCGGGGCGCCCCGGCGGCCGGTGCGGCTGCGGCACTCGCCGTCGGCGGTGGTGCTGCACCTCGGCACCGACCGGACGTGGCCCGAACTGGCCCACCACACCATCTCCTTCGGGCAGGCGTGGCGCGGCACGTTCGACGAGCTGACCCGCGCGGGCCGGCTGATGAGCGACCCGTCGCTGCTGATCACCCGGCCCACCGCCACCGACCCCACGCTCGCGCCGCCGGGACGCCATCTGCACTACGTCCTGGCGCCGTGCCCGAACACCGACATCGGGCCCTGCGCGGCCGACTGGGCGGACCTGACGCCGCGCTACCGCGATGCGGTGCTGCGGACGCTGGAGGAGCGCGGCCTGACCGGGCTGGCCTCCGCGATCGAGACGGAGTGCGTGGTCACGCCCGCCGACTGGACCGCGCAGGGGCACGCGGCGGGTACGCCGTTCGCCACCGCGCACACCTTCGCCCAGACGGGTCCGTTCCGGCCCCGCAACCTGGTGCGCTCCGCCGAGAACGCGGTGCTCGCCGGCTGCGGCACCACGCCCGGCGTCGGCGTGCCCACCGTGCTGCTGTCCGGGAAGCTGGCCGCGGCGCGCATCACCGGCGCCGGCGGCTCCGCCGGACGCGTCTCCCCTCACTTCCGCACAGGAGGCCCGTATGACCGACCGTGA
- a CDS encoding phytoene/squalene synthase family protein — protein MTDRELDAAGVTDPALREAYRHCRRLNARHGRTYFLATRLLPVERRPAVHALYGFARWADDIVDALGTGADTTRRDAELALLEAELEKGLRDGGSAEPVVRALADTARRYRIDHGHFADFMTAMRSDLVVTDYADYAALRRYMHGSAAVIGLQMLPVLGTVTDRVTAAPHAAALGVAFQLTNFLRDVGEDLDRGRVYLPADLLAAHGTDRELLRWSRDTGRRDRRITSALRAFEALTRGVYRQAAPGLAMLEPVSRPCIRTAFVLYGGILDAVAEDGYAVLHRRAVVPRRRRAVVAADGLARVAAARLKARGAAAGEPGRPPLTAAETAAPRMVEEVA, from the coding sequence ATGACCGACCGTGAACTGGACGCGGCCGGCGTCACCGATCCGGCGCTGCGCGAGGCGTACCGCCACTGCCGCCGGCTAAACGCCCGGCACGGCAGGACGTACTTCCTGGCCACCCGGCTGCTGCCGGTGGAGCGGCGGCCCGCCGTGCACGCCCTGTACGGCTTCGCCCGCTGGGCGGACGACATCGTCGACGCGCTGGGCACGGGCGCGGACACCACCCGCCGCGACGCCGAACTGGCCCTGCTGGAGGCGGAGCTGGAGAAGGGGCTGCGGGACGGCGGGAGCGCCGAACCGGTGGTGCGGGCGCTCGCCGACACGGCGCGGCGGTACCGCATCGACCACGGTCACTTCGCCGACTTCATGACCGCCATGCGCTCCGACCTGGTGGTCACCGACTACGCCGACTACGCGGCCCTGCGCCGGTACATGCACGGCTCGGCCGCGGTGATCGGGCTGCAGATGCTGCCGGTCCTCGGCACGGTCACCGACCGCGTGACGGCGGCGCCCCACGCGGCGGCGCTCGGTGTCGCCTTCCAGCTGACCAACTTCCTGCGGGACGTGGGCGAGGACCTGGACCGGGGCCGGGTGTACCTGCCCGCCGACCTGCTCGCCGCGCACGGCACCGACCGGGAGCTGCTGCGGTGGAGCCGGGACACCGGCCGCCGCGACCGGCGCATCACCTCCGCGCTGCGCGCGTTCGAGGCGCTGACGCGGGGCGTGTACCGGCAGGCGGCACCGGGCCTCGCGATGCTCGAACCGGTGTCCCGGCCCTGCATCCGCACCGCCTTCGTGCTGTACGGCGGGATCCTGGACGCGGTGGCCGAGGACGGGTACGCGGTGCTGCACCGGCGGGCCGTGGTGCCTCGCCGGCGGCGCGCCGTGGTCGCCGCGGACGGGCTGGCACGGGTGGCCGCCGCCCGGCTGAAGGCGCGCGGTGCCGCCGCCGGGGAGCCCGGCCGTCCTCCGCTGACGGCGGCGGAGACGGCGGCCCCGCGGATGGTGGAGGAGGTCGCCTGA